The Kiritimatiellia bacterium genome contains a region encoding:
- the uvrA gene encoding excinuclease ABC subunit UvrA, with protein MSVSDIVITGAREHNLKNISVRIPRNSLTVITGLSGSGKSSLAFDTLYAEGQRKYVESLSAYARQFLEQMQKPDVDHIEGLSPAISIEQRTAGSNPRSIVATTTEIHDYLRLLFANVGKPHCPRCGRPITQQTAEQIVDQLMQLPAQTRLILLAPRVQGRKGEHLELLDELRKSGFVRARIDGTIVDLDQAPKLDKKKAHTIEVVIDRLVIADNIRSRLTDSVETALRQGQGTLLALVQREGGDWQETVYSEKNACVPCGLSFETLTPRHFSFNSPYGACPTCHGLGTMMVFDEDLIVPDPDKSIEEGAIRPWRSGGRRSVIYYSGLLRAVARHMGFNLSTPYRDLPAQVRKILMYGSGDEEMEFGFWRGGAWHTYRKPFEGVIPNLQRRYEETDSDYMKQKLAGFMSRQPCSACKGARLRPESLACLVGGKSILDVTRLSIRRAAEFFDNLPLTEQERRIAKDVIKEIRRRLQFMIDVGLDYLTLDRESGTLSGGEAQRIRLATQIGAGLVGVLYVLDEPSIGLHQRDNEKLIRTLKSLRDLGNTVVVVEHDEQTIREADYVIDLGPGAGRNGGHVVFQGPVQDLLNFRRSLTARYLTGELAVDVPAVRTPPNKGWLTILGARENNLKNIDVRIPLGCLVCVTGVSGSGKSTLVDDILRRALFRHFYGSRERPGQHRAIKGLDQIDKVIVIDQSPIGRTPRSNPATYTGAFDPIRDLFAKLPASKVRGFDKGRFSFNVKGGRCETCKGDGILKIEMHFLPDVHVPCEQCGGRRYNRETLEVKYNGKSIADVLEMTIDEALEFFKNIPAISRKLRTLSEVGLGYLQVGQPATTLSGGEAQRVKLSAELSRTDTGRTLYLLDEPTTGLHFADVHRLIQVLQRLRDAGNTLVVIEHNLDVIKTADYIIDLGPEGGEAGGRVVACGTPEEIAQNSESHTGRYLKPLLARGASPAAEPALLPIA; from the coding sequence ATGAGTGTGTCTGACATCGTCATAACCGGAGCACGCGAGCACAACCTCAAGAACATCAGCGTCCGCATCCCGCGAAATTCATTGACGGTGATCACGGGGCTTAGCGGATCGGGCAAGTCCTCGCTCGCTTTCGATACCCTCTACGCGGAGGGTCAGCGCAAATACGTCGAATCGCTGTCCGCCTACGCCCGGCAGTTTCTCGAGCAGATGCAGAAGCCGGATGTCGACCACATTGAGGGGCTCTCCCCCGCCATCTCGATCGAGCAGCGAACGGCGGGGTCGAATCCGCGATCGATCGTTGCGACGACGACCGAGATTCACGATTACCTCCGCCTGTTGTTCGCGAACGTCGGCAAGCCGCACTGCCCCCGATGCGGGCGGCCTATCACCCAGCAGACTGCCGAGCAGATTGTCGACCAGTTGATGCAGCTTCCCGCCCAGACGCGGCTGATCCTGCTCGCGCCACGCGTCCAGGGCCGAAAAGGCGAACATCTCGAACTGCTCGATGAATTGCGCAAATCCGGATTTGTCCGCGCCAGGATCGACGGAACGATCGTGGACCTCGATCAGGCGCCCAAACTCGACAAAAAGAAGGCCCACACCATCGAGGTGGTTATTGACCGTCTGGTCATAGCTGACAACATTCGCAGCCGCTTGACCGACTCGGTGGAGACCGCCCTGCGGCAGGGGCAGGGCACGCTGCTGGCGCTCGTCCAGCGAGAGGGGGGCGACTGGCAGGAAACGGTGTACTCCGAGAAGAATGCTTGTGTGCCGTGCGGGCTGAGCTTCGAAACGCTGACGCCCCGCCATTTTTCGTTCAACAGCCCCTACGGCGCCTGCCCCACGTGCCACGGGCTCGGGACGATGATGGTGTTCGACGAGGATCTGATCGTCCCGGACCCCGACAAGTCGATCGAGGAAGGGGCGATTCGCCCTTGGCGGAGCGGTGGGCGGCGCTCGGTGATCTACTACAGCGGGCTTCTCCGCGCCGTCGCGCGGCACATGGGATTTAACCTCTCCACGCCCTATCGCGACCTGCCTGCGCAGGTTCGAAAGATCCTGATGTATGGCTCCGGCGATGAAGAGATGGAATTTGGCTTCTGGCGCGGCGGCGCCTGGCACACCTATCGCAAGCCGTTCGAGGGCGTGATCCCGAACCTGCAGCGCCGCTACGAAGAGACCGACAGCGACTACATGAAACAGAAGCTCGCCGGCTTTATGAGCCGCCAGCCCTGCTCCGCCTGCAAGGGGGCCCGGCTCCGCCCCGAGTCGCTCGCGTGCCTCGTCGGCGGAAAATCGATCCTCGATGTCACCCGGCTCTCCATCCGACGCGCCGCAGAATTCTTCGACAATCTTCCCCTTACCGAGCAGGAGCGCCGAATTGCTAAGGACGTGATCAAGGAAATCCGGCGCCGTCTCCAGTTCATGATCGACGTCGGCCTCGATTACCTGACGCTCGACCGCGAGAGCGGAACCTTGTCCGGCGGGGAGGCGCAGCGGATCCGGCTGGCGACGCAGATCGGCGCTGGCCTCGTCGGCGTGCTCTATGTGCTCGACGAGCCGAGCATCGGCCTGCATCAGCGCGACAACGAAAAGCTCATCCGCACGCTGAAAAGCCTCCGCGACCTCGGCAACACGGTGGTTGTCGTCGAACACGACGAGCAGACAATCCGCGAGGCCGATTACGTGATCGACCTGGGGCCCGGCGCTGGGCGCAACGGCGGGCACGTTGTGTTTCAGGGCCCAGTCCAGGACTTGCTGAATTTCCGACGGTCGCTGACCGCGCGTTATTTGACGGGCGAATTGGCCGTCGACGTGCCCGCCGTGCGCACGCCGCCCAACAAGGGCTGGCTGACCATTCTCGGCGCTCGTGAGAACAATTTGAAAAACATCGATGTCCGCATTCCCCTCGGATGCCTCGTTTGCGTCACCGGCGTGTCCGGCAGCGGCAAAAGCACGCTGGTAGACGACATCCTTCGGCGCGCGCTTTTCCGCCATTTCTACGGCAGCCGCGAACGGCCCGGCCAGCACAGGGCGATCAAAGGGCTGGACCAGATCGACAAAGTGATTGTGATCGACCAGTCGCCGATCGGGCGCACGCCCCGGAGCAACCCCGCCACGTACACTGGCGCCTTCGATCCGATCCGGGACCTCTTCGCGAAGCTGCCTGCCTCGAAGGTTCGGGGATTCGACAAAGGCCGGTTCAGCTTCAACGTCAAGGGCGGTCGCTGCGAGACCTGCAAGGGCGACGGCATCCTGAAAATCGAGATGCACTTCCTGCCGGACGTCCACGTGCCGTGCGAACAGTGCGGAGGCCGCCGCTACAACCGTGAGACGCTCGAGGTCAAATACAACGGCAAGAGCATCGCCGACGTCCTCGAGATGACCATCGACGAGGCCCTCGAATTTTTCAAAAACATCCCCGCCATTTCTCGAAAACTTCGGACCCTTTCGGAGGTCGGGCTCGGCTACTTGCAGGTAGGGCAACCGGCCACGACCCTCTCTGGCGGCGAGGCCCAGCGGGTCAAATTGTCGGCTGAGCTGAGCAGGACAGACACTGGCCGCACGCTTTATCTCCTCGACGAGCCCACCACCGGCCTGCATTTCGCCGACGTCCACCGCCTGATCCAGGTGTTGCAGCGCCTGCGCGACGCGGGCAACACCCTCGTCGTCATCGAGCACAACCTCGACGTCATCAAAACCGCGGACTACATCATCGACCTCGGCCCTGAGGGCGGCGAAGCGGGCGGCCGAGTGGTGGCCTGTGGCACGCCGGAAGAAATTGCTCAAAATTCGGAATCTCACACCGGCCGATATCTGAAGCCGCTGCTGGCCCGCGGCGCCTCGCCGGCTGCCGAGCCGGCCCTGCTGCCCATCGCCTGA
- a CDS encoding serpin family protein — protein sequence MKKTAIGVIGIGMAFSAAVWADGEAASAINRLGWALLADTRGTPANVLISPYSIQSALAMAYAGASGQTRDEMRTALFYPEGEAALHRSFSALRAELLQLADETARSGAADPGDRKQRGSIELAVAHRLFGQRGYPFRSEFLELMESVYEAPFETCDFKSNPEGERVKINGWVADRTRSRIQDLIPAGGILADTRLVLVNALYMKAPWMEPFDERNTRPLPFWVGGHEQVPVPTMVRTAQYRVKKGQGYTAVSIPFTGGGLHLVAIVPDDPSGLSAVEASLTVDDFSSAADAPFAEAVLFLPKLKIESPSIPLKPALVELGMRSAFDVPAGSANFDRIAPRRPDDYLFIDQVYHKTFFEMDERGAEAAAASAVVMVRATAAPIPKPKPIEIRVDRPFVFAVQHFPSRAFLFLGRISDPR from the coding sequence ATGAAGAAAACAGCGATAGGGGTGATCGGCATCGGCATGGCGTTCTCCGCGGCGGTCTGGGCGGACGGCGAGGCCGCTTCGGCGATCAACCGATTGGGTTGGGCGTTGTTGGCGGACACCCGCGGCACGCCGGCGAATGTGCTGATTTCCCCGTATTCAATTCAGTCGGCGCTCGCGATGGCCTACGCCGGGGCATCGGGCCAGACTCGCGACGAAATGCGAACGGCGCTGTTCTATCCCGAGGGTGAAGCCGCGCTGCACCGCTCGTTTTCCGCGTTGCGGGCCGAGCTGCTACAACTCGCCGATGAAACGGCGCGATCCGGCGCCGCGGATCCGGGGGATCGGAAGCAGAGGGGCTCGATCGAACTGGCGGTCGCCCATCGGCTCTTCGGCCAGCGCGGCTATCCGTTCCGATCCGAATTTCTCGAATTGATGGAGAGCGTCTACGAAGCGCCGTTCGAGACGTGCGATTTTAAGAGCAATCCCGAGGGCGAGCGCGTGAAAATCAACGGCTGGGTTGCCGATCGAACCCGCTCGCGAATCCAGGACCTGATTCCGGCCGGCGGGATCTTGGCCGATACGCGGTTGGTTCTGGTGAATGCGCTCTACATGAAGGCGCCATGGATGGAGCCGTTTGACGAACGGAACACGCGACCCCTGCCGTTCTGGGTGGGCGGGCACGAGCAGGTCCCGGTTCCCACAATGGTTCGGACCGCGCAGTATCGGGTCAAAAAGGGGCAGGGCTATACGGCAGTCTCAATTCCCTTCACCGGTGGCGGCTTGCACCTGGTCGCGATCGTTCCTGATGACCCGTCGGGACTTTCCGCTGTCGAGGCATCGCTGACCGTGGACGACTTCTCCTCCGCCGCAGACGCGCCATTCGCGGAGGCTGTGCTTTTTCTGCCGAAGCTAAAAATCGAATCGCCGTCAATCCCTCTCAAGCCTGCGCTGGTGGAGCTAGGCATGAGGAGCGCGTTCGACGTCCCGGCCGGTAGCGCGAATTTTGACCGGATAGCTCCCCGCCGGCCGGACGACTACCTGTTCATCGATCAGGTGTATCACAAAACGTTCTTCGAAATGGACGAACGCGGGGCCGAGGCGGCGGCCGCGTCGGCCGTGGTCATGGTGCGCGCGACGGCGGCCCCGATTCCGAAGCCGAAACCGATCGAAATTCGTGTGGACCGCCCGTTTGTATTCGCAGTGCAACATTTCCCAAGTCGGGCCTTTTTGTTTCTCGGCCGGATTTCTGACCCGCGCTAG
- a CDS encoding 50S ribosomal protein L11 methyltransferase produces MLTLEAGLDRAEDLAAKAESAWRRPAAILQRPDSNRAWIDIFFECDTEALVAALAAREWPGVFAAQPRLLKRRSWQTFWKHHFKAQDIGSRLRIQPAWNRRRPVRGRVCVLLDPGLSFGTGEHFTTRFCLEQLDRLLTKHPGSSVLDVGTGSGILALAAAKLGARRVVAIDHDPQAVAHARANARLNRLGNRIRFSVRDLEQDGPPRGRFDVVCANLYSRLLTRFADSLAGAARHFAVLSGIRDAELDAVAEAYIRLGLREVARDGDGEWGGLIFSWTRSSST; encoded by the coding sequence GTGCTCACGCTGGAGGCCGGCTTGGATCGCGCCGAAGATCTCGCGGCGAAGGCCGAATCCGCCTGGCGCCGGCCGGCCGCGATTCTGCAGCGCCCTGATTCCAACCGCGCATGGATCGACATCTTTTTTGAGTGCGATACGGAAGCGCTGGTAGCCGCCCTCGCGGCGCGAGAATGGCCGGGCGTATTTGCGGCCCAGCCCCGCTTGTTGAAACGGCGGAGCTGGCAGACGTTCTGGAAGCACCACTTCAAAGCGCAGGATATTGGTTCGCGATTGCGGATTCAGCCGGCGTGGAACCGGCGGAGGCCGGTCCGTGGGCGAGTGTGCGTCCTTTTGGACCCAGGGTTGAGCTTCGGGACCGGCGAGCATTTCACGACGCGATTTTGCCTTGAGCAACTTGACCGGCTGCTGACGAAGCATCCTGGCAGTTCCGTGCTGGATGTCGGCACTGGCAGCGGCATCCTCGCGCTTGCGGCCGCCAAACTTGGCGCGCGGCGCGTGGTGGCGATCGACCACGATCCGCAGGCGGTTGCCCATGCGCGAGCCAATGCGCGCCTGAATCGCCTGGGCAACCGAATCCGATTTTCTGTGCGCGACCTTGAACAAGACGGGCCGCCGCGCGGGCGGTTTGACGTGGTATGCGCGAATCTGTATAGCCGTCTGCTCACCCGCTTTGCAGACAGTCTCGCGGGCGCCGCGCGACACTTTGCCGTTTTGAGCGGAATCCGCGATGCTGAGCTGGATGCCGTCGCCGAGGCGTACATCCGCCTGGGTCTGCGTGAAGTCGCGCGCGATGGCGACGGCGAGTGGGGAGGTCTGATCTTCTCATGGACACGTTCTTCTTCGACCTGA
- a CDS encoding UbiA family prenyltransferase — protein sequence MTFADPLDRPPSKRNSAVNAWLRLVRLPNLLTVPGDAVAGYVLSIGASAEFSAPVLWAAAAGLIFYVAGLILNDLADVDEDRRNRPDRPIAAGLISTRAAWRAALAALGLGLVFCSASGWRCLAAGCALAVAVAAYNFLPRSGILPIILLGACRALNVGLGIASAGAGNAAAWIGAGMVGLYVAALSLPARGELSGERPGFSAWLPMAALLTGGAALVLAGDVSESAAARAAVPFLVAVGLSGAAARQLCRGPRSAAPAAVGSLIGALMPLQSALILASGGHGFAVAAAIAVMLAWPANRLLARAFAPS from the coding sequence GTGACCTTTGCCGATCCCCTGGATCGGCCCCCTTCTAAGCGAAACTCAGCCGTTAACGCCTGGCTTCGGCTGGTGCGCTTGCCCAACCTGTTGACCGTGCCGGGAGACGCCGTCGCAGGCTACGTACTTTCAATAGGGGCGTCCGCCGAATTCAGCGCGCCCGTGTTATGGGCCGCGGCGGCCGGCCTCATCTTTTACGTCGCTGGCTTGATTCTGAATGATTTGGCCGACGTGGACGAAGATCGGAGGAATCGGCCGGACCGCCCAATCGCGGCCGGCCTGATTTCAACCCGCGCGGCTTGGCGTGCCGCCCTGGCGGCGCTGGGGCTTGGTCTCGTATTTTGCAGCGCTTCCGGATGGAGGTGTTTGGCTGCCGGATGCGCCCTCGCGGTGGCCGTAGCGGCCTACAACTTTCTGCCGCGGTCGGGAATACTACCCATCATCTTGCTCGGCGCATGTCGGGCGCTCAATGTCGGCCTGGGAATCGCATCGGCCGGCGCGGGAAACGCTGCGGCCTGGATTGGCGCGGGGATGGTGGGCCTGTATGTTGCGGCGCTGTCGTTGCCCGCCCGCGGCGAGCTGTCGGGGGAGCGTCCGGGTTTCAGCGCCTGGCTCCCGATGGCCGCGCTCCTCACGGGCGGCGCGGCCTTGGTGCTGGCGGGCGATGTCAGCGAATCGGCGGCGGCGCGGGCGGCGGTCCCTTTTTTGGTAGCCGTGGGCCTGAGTGGAGCAGCCGCACGCCAACTGTGCCGAGGGCCGCGGTCGGCTGCGCCCGCGGCCGTCGGCAGCCTGATCGGCGCGCTGATGCCGCTTCAGTCGGCCCTGATCCTCGCGTCAGGCGGCCACGGGTTTGCAGTGGCTGCGGCCATCGCAGTGATGCTGGCCTGGCCGGCGAATCGGCTACTGGCCCGCGCATTTGCTCCCAGCTAG
- a CDS encoding TatD family hydrolase, translating into MIIIEPHIHIFSRTTDDLQAMYENGIRACVEPSFWLGSPRRYAGTFWDYFQHILEFETARARRFGIDHYACIAVNPKEADNLALAEETLAGIGPYFDHPRCVAVGEVGYNLITANEEEVFQRQLEMAKARNMLILIHTPHDTPTVSKKKGVERTIAVCRELNYDWDKIMIDHNTEETMKLTRDSGAWAGLTVYPYSKLNPERCIDILKKWGIERTWVNSSADWGSSDPLSLVKVAGHMKSNGFSEAQIERLLFENPLAFYRQSGRFNPDFSIPFIHPREYQR; encoded by the coding sequence ATGATCATCATCGAACCCCACATTCACATTTTTTCGCGGACCACGGACGACCTGCAGGCGATGTATGAAAATGGAATTCGCGCCTGCGTGGAACCGTCCTTCTGGTTGGGTTCCCCTCGCCGCTATGCGGGAACGTTTTGGGATTACTTCCAGCACATTCTCGAATTCGAGACAGCCAGGGCTCGCCGATTCGGCATCGACCACTATGCCTGCATCGCCGTGAATCCAAAGGAAGCCGACAATCTCGCGCTTGCTGAGGAGACGCTGGCCGGGATCGGGCCCTATTTCGACCATCCCCGCTGCGTGGCAGTCGGCGAGGTCGGCTACAACCTCATAACGGCTAACGAGGAAGAGGTCTTCCAGCGCCAGCTCGAGATGGCGAAGGCCCGGAACATGCTGATTTTGATCCACACGCCGCACGATACGCCGACGGTCAGCAAAAAGAAGGGAGTCGAACGCACGATCGCGGTCTGCCGTGAGCTGAACTACGACTGGGACAAGATCATGATCGACCACAACACCGAGGAGACCATGAAGCTCACGCGGGATTCGGGCGCATGGGCGGGGCTCACGGTGTATCCGTATTCCAAGCTCAATCCGGAACGGTGCATTGACATCCTCAAGAAATGGGGCATCGAGCGCACCTGGGTAAACAGCTCGGCGGACTGGGGTTCTTCGGACCCGCTCAGCCTTGTCAAGGTTGCTGGGCACATGAAGTCCAACGGCTTTTCCGAGGCGCAGATTGAGCGGCTCCTGTTTGAGAATCCGCTCGCGTTCTATCGGCAAAGCGGACGCTTCAATCCAGATTTTTCAATCCCGTTTATCCATCCGCGGGAGTATCAGCGGTGA
- a CDS encoding ferritin-like domain-containing protein, with amino-acid sequence MKKRKEIIRALEEAYWKELETVQNYIANSVNLDGVRAEEIKAALAADVAAELGHAQQLARRIKVLGGTVPGSFEFKPGQKDLQPPRDTTDVVSVIRGVIAAEEDAIEGYNKLIELCDGVDYVTQDLAIDLLADEEAHREQFRSFLKEYEKK; translated from the coding sequence ATGAAAAAGAGGAAGGAAATCATCCGCGCACTGGAAGAGGCGTATTGGAAAGAACTGGAGACGGTCCAAAATTACATTGCCAATTCCGTGAACCTCGACGGCGTACGAGCCGAAGAGATCAAGGCCGCCCTTGCCGCCGATGTGGCGGCGGAGCTGGGCCATGCTCAGCAGCTTGCCCGTCGGATCAAGGTGCTCGGAGGAACCGTTCCGGGATCCTTCGAATTCAAGCCCGGCCAGAAGGACCTCCAGCCGCCCCGCGACACTACTGACGTCGTCAGCGTGATCCGAGGCGTGATTGCGGCGGAAGAAGACGCGATTGAGGGCTACAACAAACTGATCGAGCTCTGCGATGGCGTGGATTACGTCACGCAAGATTTGGCGATTGACCTGTTGGCCGACGAGGAGGCTCACCGCGAGCAATTCCGGAGTTTCCTCAAAGAATACGAGAAAAAATAG
- a CDS encoding glycosyltransferase family 2 protein: protein MNDVVVIIPAFNEEEAIGPLLDELQSVLPGIQAVVISDGSTDRTVERARERGATVLDLPCNLGVGGAVQAGFQYALSRGFSLCVRIDGDGQHPPSEIPKLVARARQTDADLVIGSRFSSRGIHTSSMARFLGIRLLSVALSIICRKRVTDPTSGFWAVKRPLLHYFAREYPVDYPEPEALALLRRQGYSFVEEPVVFRPRIAGRSTIHGWGTLYYAVKVGLALAVDRVRVIDRSLARHFTVTWT, encoded by the coding sequence ATGAATGATGTGGTGGTCATCATCCCGGCTTTCAACGAGGAGGAGGCGATTGGACCGCTCCTCGATGAATTGCAGTCGGTGCTGCCCGGCATTCAGGCTGTCGTCATTTCCGATGGGTCGACCGACCGAACCGTCGAACGCGCGCGTGAGAGGGGTGCGACCGTCCTTGACCTCCCCTGCAACCTTGGCGTCGGCGGCGCTGTGCAGGCGGGTTTTCAATACGCGCTGTCGCGCGGATTCTCATTGTGCGTCCGGATCGATGGCGACGGCCAACACCCGCCTTCGGAAATCCCGAAATTGGTCGCACGCGCGCGGCAGACGGATGCCGACCTTGTGATCGGCTCACGTTTTTCCTCGCGCGGCATCCACACCAGTTCGATGGCGCGGTTTCTTGGCATCCGCCTTTTGTCAGTCGCCCTCTCGATCATCTGCCGGAAGCGAGTGACCGACCCGACGTCCGGTTTCTGGGCCGTCAAACGCCCGCTGCTCCACTATTTTGCCCGAGAGTATCCCGTTGATTATCCCGAGCCGGAGGCCCTGGCGCTGCTCCGTCGGCAGGGCTACTCCTTCGTGGAGGAGCCAGTCGTGTTTCGCCCCCGTATAGCGGGCCGATCGACGATTCACGGATGGGGTACCCTTTATTACGCCGTGAAGGTCGGTCTCGCGCTGGCGGTGGACCGCGTACGTGTCATCGATCGATCGCTTGCGCGGCATTTCACCGTGACTTGGACCTAG
- a CDS encoding glycosyltransferase, which translates to MARGDSLLAVCIPTYKRPDLLERSIRSVIRAGRDFETPIVVTDDSTDETNVPVIRRMQSEYPHIHHHRNDRNLGIDGNIVESMNQCPARYGWWLGEDDLLTPTAIRQVRQILEGADPPEFLFVNYSAVNEDYTRILKRRAIPLIRDATMEASAFLARYGWAAGFIGACVINRLAWGRIDVTPYIGTWFAHVGGIFSAVVGRAVGIVAEPLVWNRTGSAGVFTWTGSMLDVLDGWRRLMSMLEPLYGAEVCAQSARAFERAHGLNSILFLAYARAGGALTPELVREAILPGNYSPLYKLAARCLARTPVSWCRMAQRTWHALISERADLP; encoded by the coding sequence ATGGCACGTGGCGATTCGTTGCTCGCTGTTTGCATCCCGACCTACAAGCGCCCCGACCTGCTCGAGCGTTCAATACGATCGGTGATTCGCGCGGGGCGCGACTTCGAAACGCCCATCGTAGTAACCGACGATTCAACGGACGAGACCAACGTGCCGGTGATCCGCCGCATGCAGTCGGAATATCCGCACATCCACCATCATCGCAATGACCGGAATCTCGGGATCGATGGGAACATCGTCGAATCAATGAACCAATGCCCGGCGCGTTACGGGTGGTGGCTCGGGGAGGACGATTTGCTGACGCCGACTGCGATCCGCCAGGTGCGGCAAATCCTCGAGGGAGCCGATCCGCCGGAGTTTCTGTTCGTCAATTACAGCGCGGTCAACGAGGACTACACGAGGATTTTGAAGCGTCGGGCGATCCCTCTCATACGCGATGCAACGATGGAGGCGTCCGCCTTTCTCGCTCGATATGGTTGGGCCGCCGGATTTATTGGCGCGTGCGTAATCAACCGCTTGGCGTGGGGTCGGATCGACGTCACGCCCTACATCGGAACCTGGTTCGCGCATGTGGGGGGAATTTTTTCGGCCGTCGTCGGGCGCGCGGTCGGGATTGTGGCCGAGCCGCTAGTGTGGAACCGGACGGGCAGCGCCGGCGTCTTCACGTGGACGGGGTCCATGCTTGATGTCCTTGACGGATGGCGTCGCCTGATGTCGATGCTTGAGCCGTTGTATGGCGCCGAAGTCTGTGCCCAAAGTGCGCGCGCATTTGAACGGGCACACGGTTTGAACAGCATCCTGTTCCTTGCCTACGCGCGGGCGGGCGGAGCCCTGACGCCGGAGCTGGTTCGCGAAGCGATCCTTCCCGGCAACTATTCTCCCTTGTACAAGCTGGCCGCTCGGTGCCTCGCTCGAACTCCCGTGTCTTGGTGCCGAATGGCCCAGCGGACATGGCATGCGCTCATCAGCGAACGCGCCGATTTGCCATGA
- the ilvD gene encoding dihydroxy-acid dehydratase, whose amino-acid sequence MKSKAPVTSRCSSCDIRCYSSRIVDGPERAPSRAMLHAVGFTDRDFAKPQVGIASTWSMVTPCNMHIDKLARYAAAGVNASGGKAVIFGTITISDGISMGSEGMKYSLVSREIIADSIEAVVGCEGFDGFVAIGGCDKNMPGCAIAMARLNRPSVFVYGGTILPGKYKGKKVDIVSVFEAVGAHARGDISDKELKEIEACAIPGPGSCGGMYTANTMASALEAMGLSLPNSSAQVAISAAKREDCRAAGRAVLNLLKRGIKPRDILCKEAFENAIAMVMALGGSTNAVLHLLAIAHAAEIPLSLDDFTRIGNRTPVLADLKPSGRFVMADLVKIGGTVPLMKMLIEEGLMHGDCLTVTGKTLWENVRRAKPYPAKQEIIRPLSNPIKPDGHLVILRGNLAPEGAVAKISGKEGQTFSGKAIVFESEETALQAILNGTVKEGHVIVIRYEGPRGGPGMREMLSPTSAVMGKGLGKSVALITDGRFSGGSHGFVVGHITPEAFVGGPLAIVRDGDPITIDAVKRVINLDVPESEIRQRLAAWTPPKPRYTRGVLAKYAAQVASASLGAVTDLHL is encoded by the coding sequence ATGAAGAGCAAAGCCCCCGTCACCAGCCGTTGTTCCTCGTGCGATATTCGTTGTTACTCCTCCCGCATCGTGGACGGCCCTGAGCGCGCGCCAAGTCGGGCCATGTTGCACGCCGTTGGTTTCACCGATCGCGATTTCGCGAAGCCGCAAGTCGGCATCGCGTCGACGTGGAGTATGGTTACGCCTTGCAACATGCATATCGACAAGCTCGCTCGCTATGCGGCAGCCGGCGTGAATGCCTCCGGCGGCAAGGCGGTGATTTTCGGCACGATTACGATCTCCGATGGAATTTCAATGGGATCCGAAGGGATGAAATACTCCCTCGTTTCGAGGGAAATCATCGCCGATTCCATCGAGGCCGTGGTCGGTTGCGAGGGATTTGACGGGTTTGTTGCGATCGGCGGTTGCGACAAGAATATGCCGGGCTGCGCCATTGCCATGGCGCGATTGAACCGGCCGTCTGTCTTCGTCTATGGCGGCACGATCCTTCCCGGCAAATACAAGGGCAAAAAGGTCGATATCGTGTCGGTTTTTGAGGCGGTCGGTGCGCATGCGCGAGGCGACATCAGTGACAAGGAATTGAAGGAAATCGAGGCCTGCGCGATTCCCGGGCCCGGCTCCTGTGGCGGAATGTACACGGCGAATACCATGGCATCGGCGCTCGAGGCGATGGGCTTGAGCCTGCCGAACAGCTCGGCGCAGGTCGCCATCTCCGCGGCCAAACGCGAGGATTGCCGCGCGGCCGGTCGGGCCGTCTTGAATCTGCTCAAGCGCGGCATCAAACCTCGAGACATCCTATGCAAAGAGGCATTCGAAAATGCGATCGCGATGGTTATGGCGCTGGGCGGCTCCACCAACGCCGTGCTTCATTTGCTGGCGATCGCGCACGCGGCCGAAATTCCCTTGTCCCTCGACGATTTTACTCGCATCGGGAACCGAACGCCTGTGCTTGCAGACCTCAAGCCTAGCGGCCGCTTTGTGATGGCCGACCTCGTAAAAATCGGCGGAACCGTCCCCCTCATGAAAATGCTGATTGAGGAGGGTCTGATGCACGGGGATTGCCTAACCGTCACAGGCAAGACGCTTTGGGAAAACGTCCGCCGCGCAAAGCCGTACCCTGCCAAGCAGGAGATCATCCGCCCGCTCTCTAACCCTATCAAGCCCGACGGGCATCTGGTGATTTTGCGCGGTAATCTGGCGCCGGAGGGCGCCGTGGCCAAAATTTCGGGCAAGGAAGGGCAGACCTTCAGCGGAAAAGCGATCGTGTTCGAATCCGAAGAGACCGCGCTACAGGCGATCTTGAACGGCACGGTCAAGGAGGGGCATGTCATCGTGATTCGGTACGAGGGTCCCCGCGGCGGACCCGGGATGCGGGAGATGCTCTCACCGACCTCAGCCGTAATGGGCAAGGGGCTCGGCAAATCCGTCGCGCTGATTACTGACGGTCGTTTCTCCGGCGGCAGCCACGGCTTCGTGGTCGGCCATATCACTCCCGAGGCCTTCGTGGGAGGCCCACTGGCCATCGTTCGAGATGGCGATCCGATTACGATCGATGCCGTAAAGCGCGTGATCAACCTCGACGTCCCGGAATCCGAAATCCGTCAGCGCCTTGCGGCATGGACGCCGCCGAAACCCCGATATACGAGGGGCGTTCTCGCCAAATATGCCGCGCAGGTCGCCTCCGCGTCGCTTGGTGCGGTGACGGACCTCCACTTGTAA